In Streptacidiphilus sp. P02-A3a, the DNA window ACAGCACCGAGGACCTTCCCACGAACTGGGGTCGATGGGGTCCGGACGACGAGCTCGGCACCTTGAACCACATTTCGGACGCCGCCCGTGCCCGCGGGGTGGCGGCGGCGCGCATGGGTCGGGTGGTCTCGCTCGCCCTCCCGGTGCGGCCCGCGCCGCTCGCCGGCCCGGTCCCCTTCGCGACCGGCCCCCAGCCCGCCGGCGTCATGCAGATGATGAACTTCAACGGATCGCCCACGCGGGCGCTGACCGACGTGCTGATCGTCAACACCCACCACGGCGCCGTCACCCACATCGACGCCCTGGCCCACATCCCCCTCGGCGACCAGGTGTACCCGGGCGTCCCCATCGCCCGGGCGGTCGTCGGCGGAACGGTCCAGCACGGCTCCACCACCCCCTTCGCGGCCGGGATCACCACCCGGGGCGTCCTGCTCGACCTCGCCCCGCAGGGGCGGCTGAGACCGGGCCACCTGGTGACCGGCCAGGACCTCGACGAAGCCGAACAGCGCGCCGGCGTCCCCCTCGAATCCGGCGACGCACTCGTCGTCCGGGGAGGTTGGCGGATCGCCGACCACCTGGGGGAGCCGGTACCGGCCATGACCGTCGATGCCGTGCGGTGGATGGCCGAGCGTGAGGTCAGCCTCTACGCCGGTGACATCGGTGACCCGCCACCGATTCGTCCGAGTGGACCCCTGGCCATGCACCAGGTCGCGCTCGCGCGGCTGGGCATGCCGCTGATCGACAACGCCGAGGTGACCGCCCTGGCCGCGGCCTGCCACGAACTCGACCGCCACAGCTTCCTGTTCGTGGTCGCCGCTGCTGCGATCACCGGTGCCACCGGCCTGCCGGTCAACCCCCTGGCCATCTTCTGATCCGCCAGCTGACAGTCCAACAGAACAGGTACCCAGCATGACCCTTCCCTCCGAGCCGCTGATCGACGTGCACGCGCACTTCGTCACCGAGCACTACATCGCCGCCGCGCAGTCGGCCGGCATCGCCCATCCGGACGGCATGCCGTCCTGGCCCACCTGGAGCACGGCCGACCAGCTGGACCTGATGGACCGCGGCGGAATCCAGACCTCCTTCCTGTCCGTCTCCTCGCCCGGAACGCACTTCGGCGACGACCGGGCCGCGCGGTCGCTGAGCCGGGAGGTCAACGAGTTCGCCGCCCGGATCCGTGACCAGCACCCCGCACGCTTCGGATTCTTCGCCTCGCTGCCGCTGCCGGACATCGAGGGCTCCGTGTGGGAGGCCGTCCACAGCCTGGACACCCTGGGCGCCGACGGCATCGCGGTCGAGACCAACCACCACGGCCTGTACCTCGGCGACGCGCGCTTCGAGCCGCTGTGGCAGGAGCTCGACGCCCGGGGCGCGGTGGTGTTCGTCCACCCCACCTCGCCTCCGCACTCCGACGCGGTTTCGCTCGGGCGGCCCCGTCCGATGCTGGAGTTCATCTTCGACACCACCCGCGCCGCGAGCGACCTCGTTTTCAACGGCGTCCTGACGCGGTACCCGGGCATTCAGTGGGTCTTCACCCACGGCGGCGGGGCGCTTCCGCTGCTCGCGGACCGGATGGAGCTGTTCCGCCAGGGCCTGCGGATGGGCGCCGAGGACGGGGATCTGCCCTCCCTTTCCGTGCAGGACCAGGTGTGCGGCCTCTGGTTCGACATGGCGGGCACGCCCTTCCCGAACCAGATCCCCGCCTTCGTCCAGGCCTTCGGCACGGAGCGTCTGCTGTACGGCAGCGACTACTGCTGGACGCCCCCCGCGCTGGCGCTGGCCCAGATCGCCGCCATCGACGCCGCGCCGCGGCCCTCGGCCGAGGACAGCTGGCGGACCCTCACCACCCGCAACGCGGAGCGCCTGTTGAAGCGCCCCGCCCTGCGTCACGTCTGATCCCCACTCGACGAAAGGCTGAACCCATGCCCTGTGTATCGACAGCACTGATCATCGGAGGCGGCATCGCCGGCCTCTCGGCGGCCGTGGCGCTGGCCCGGGTCGGAGTCCGGTGCGAGGTGGTGGAGCTCGCCGACTCGCCCGCCGGAGCATCGATCGGCCTGTCCGGCCGGGTGCCGGAGGCGCTCGACGAACTGGGCGTCTACGACGCGCTCTACGCCGTCAGCACACGGTTCGACGCCGACACGACGGCGGTCTCCCAGCGGGACTCGACCGGCCGCATCCTCAGCGCGGGCCCGCAGCGCCCGCAGTGGCCCGGAGCCAAGACCGCGATCGGCGTCCACCGGCCGGTGCTGCTGCAGATCCTGGAGGACACCGCGCAGGAGCTCGGCGTGAAGGTCTTCAAGGGCGTCACGGCCGACACCTCGGAGGAGGACGACGACGGTGTGGCCGTCACCATGACCGACGGCCGGCAGGCCCGCTACGACCTGGTCGTCGGGGCCGACGGGATCGGCTCCAGGACCCGCGCCCAGCTCTTCCCGGACGGCCCGAAGCCCACCTACGCGGGGCAGTTCAGCCTGCGCTGGATGCTGCCGAGTGCCCCCGTCGACGGGGAGGGGTGGTACCGGGGACCGGTCGGGCGGGTGGGTTTCTACCATCTGCCCCAGGACCTGGTCTACATCCCGGCTGTGGTGGACGTGCCCGAGCGGGCGCGCATGTCCGACCAGGAGGTGTACTCGCTCTTCGCCCGCCTCCTCGACTCGTACACCGCCCCGGCCATGGTCGAGTTGCGGAGTCGGCTGACCCCGGACGCGGATCTGATCGGCAGGCCCTTCGAGTGGATCCTGCTGCCCGCTCCGTGGCACCGCGGGCGCACCCTGCTCATCGGCGACGCCGCCCACGCGACCACCGCGCACATGGGCATGGGCGGTGGGATGGCGATCGAGGACGCCGTCGTCCTGGCGCAGTGCATCGCGGCGGCACCCACCCTGGCGGCGGCCTTCGACGCCTTCATGACGCGGCGGTTCGCCCGGGTCTCCACGGTCGTGGAGACGAGCGTCGCCATGTCCCGCCTCGAACTGGACGATGCTCCTCCGGCCGAGAACATGGCCCTGGCCTCGGCCGCGTTCAAGATCCTCGGACAGCCCTACTGAGTCGGTCGGTGGGCGGTCAACCGCGACACCCCGCGATGCCCCGCCCCGTATCGGCGCTGACCATCCTTCCGTCCGTCTGCGCGGCACGCGGCGCGCCCTCGGCGCACGCCTCCTCCAGGACCAGCCCGACGTCGCCTGCCCTTCCTCACCTCCTGCCCGTGCGCCGGGTCCTCCGGCACTGTCCTCGCGAAGGTGTCCCATGAGTGCGTTGAACGCAGAACCGGACGGCACGACGAACACCGGCACGACGATCCCCACCGGGGCGCTGCCGCAGGTACTACCCGGCAGTCTCCGCAACCTGTTCGGTTGGCTGGCCGCCGGCTACGCCTCCATGTTCATCGTCTCCCTGGGCGCCGGTACGGTGCTCAACCCCCTGCTGGTGGAGCACGTCGTGGGCAGCGCCCACAAGGTGTCGGCGCTCGGGGTCGTGTCCGGCGTCAGCGCCGTGTTCGCTGCCCTGGCCAATCTGGTCGCGGGCGCCTGGTCCGACCGGATGGGTCGCCGCAACCCGTTCATCCTCGGTGGAGGGCTGCTCGCGGCGGTGTCCCTCGCCTTCCTCGGCGGTGCCGGAAGCCTGCTGCTCATCACGCTGCTGTGGTCCGTGAGCCAGTTCTTCCTGGGCGCTTACCAGGCGGCGCTCACGGCCGTGGTGCCGGACCGCATCCCCAAGCACCGACTTGGCACCGCCTCCGCCATCGTCGGGGCCGGTCTGCCGTTCGGTGGCCTGGTCGGGGTCCTCGCCGCCGGCGCCCTGTCGAAGTCCCTCGCCGTCGGCTATCTGGTGTTCGCCGTCGTCATCGCCCTCACAGCGGTGCTGTTCGCGCGGCGGATCAAGGACGTCCCACGTCCCAGGAGCGCACCGGGACGACCGGGCCTGCGCCGCCAAGCGGCCGCTCTCGCGAGCAGCCTGCGGGACCACGACTTCCGCTGGGCCTTTACCGCCCGGGTGCTGATGGTGCTGGGGTACTTCTCGGTGTTCGGCTACCAGCTGTACATCCTCCAGGACCATGTGACGATGCCCCACGGCATCAGCCCCACTACCGGTGTCGGCATCCTCACCGCCATCGGGATGATCGCCACCGGCGTGGCCGCGGTGCTCGGCGGACTGCTGTCCGACCGGCTGGGACGGCGCAGGATCTTCATGACGGTGGCAGGAGTGGTACTCGGCCTGGTGATGATCCTGCCGATCGTCAGTCCCACCTGGCCCGTCATGATGGTGTTCTCCCTGCTCAACGGCCTGGCGTTCGGCTGCTTCATGGCCGTGGACATCGCCGTGGTCATCACCGTGCTGCCCAGCGAGAGCGATGCCGCGCGTGACCTGGGCGTGCTCAACGTCGCCAACGCGGGCCCGCAGATCTTCGCCCCGTTCCTGGCCGCGCTGCTCATCGCCCACCTCGGCGGATACGACGCCCTGTTCGCGGTCGCGGGGGTCTTCGCGATCGCCGGAGCCGCCGCCGCGTCCCGGATCAGAAAGATCCGCTGACCCCACCCACTGCCACGAGCCCCGTACCTCACGTGCACGACTAGGAGTGTTCGAATGAAACGATCCCCGAAGGCCATCATCAGCTGCGCCGTCACCGGCTCGGCGCACACGCCCAGCATGTCCGAGCACCTCCCGGTCACACCGGAGGAGATCGCCGCACAGAGCGTCGACGCGGTGGAGGCCGGCGCGGCGATCGTGCACCTGCACGCCCGGGACCCGCTGACCGGGCAACCGACGGCCGACCCGGAGGTGTTCATGCGGTTCCTGCCGTGCATCAAGGAGCGGACGAACGCGGTCGTGAACATCACCACCGGTGGTGCCATGACCATGTCGATCGACGACCGGCTCGCCGCGGCCCGCCGCGCCCGGCCGGAACTGGCGTCGATGAACATGGGGTCGATGAACTTCGGCGTCTTTCCCGCCGCCGAGGTCGACCGCGTCTGGAAGCACGACTGGGAGCAGCGCTACCTGCGTGCCTCCGAATCAGCGGTGTTCACCAATACCTTCGCCCAGATCGCCACCACCCTGCGGGAGTTGGGTGACGGCGCGGGCACCCGTTTCGAGTACGAGTGCTACGACGTCGGGCACCTCTACAACCTCGCCCACATGGCCGACCGCGGCCTGGCGAAGCCGCCGTTCCTGGTCCAGTGCATCTTCGGCGTCCTCGGCGGGATCGGGGCCGATCCCGACAACCTCCAGCACATGGTGACCATCGCCGACCGGCTGTTCGGCGATGACTACTACCTCTCGGCCTTCGCCGCGGGCCGCCACCAGATGCCCTTCGCCACGCAGTCCGCGCTGCTCGGCGGCCACGTCCGGGTCGGCCTTGAGGACAGCCTGTACATCGCCCGGGGCGAGCTCGCCACCTCCAACGCCCAACAGGTCGCGAAAGTGGCGCGGATCCTGACCGAGATCGGCCGCGACATCGCCACCCCGGACGAGGCCCGCACCATGCTCCACCTGAAGGGAGCGGACCATGTCGGTTTCTGAGGCAGCCGCGTTCGTCGTGCGGAACGTCCGCCTCTTCGACGGCGAGCAGATCATCGACCGGGCCGACGTGGTGGTCGAGGGCGAGCGGATCACCGGTGTCACCCCCCATTCGGGAACCCCGCACCACGACGCCGAACGCTACGGCGTCGAACGCTACGACGCCGATCGCTACGAGGTCGTCGACGGCACCGGTGCCACCCTGCTGCCGGGCCTCATCGACTCCCACACCCATCCGACCGGCAACGCGCTCGCGTTGGCGATCCTGTTCGGCGTCACGACCGAGATGGACCTGTTCACCGTCCCGGAGCGTCTCGGCAACCAGCGCGCGGTCGCCGCCGAACGCAACGACGTCGCGGACATCCGCTCGGCGTCGACCGGTGCGACCGTCCTCGGCGGACACCCCTCGATGCTGATCGGCCTGTCGTTCCGGGAACAGTTCCCGGTGATCGACGGCCCCGAGGACGCGGCGCAGTTCGTCCGGGACCGTGTGGCCGAGGGGGCCGACTTCATCAAGCTCCTCATCGACGACGGAACCGCGATGGGGCATCCCTCGCCGACGCTGTCCGAGGAGACGGCCCGCGTCGTGGTCGCCGAGGCACACGCGCACGGACTGCTCGCGGTGGCCCACGCGACGAGCGTGCGGAACGCGCTCGCGGCGGTACGGGCCGGAGTCGACGGCCTGGTCCACGTCTTCATGGACCAGCCGCCGGGCGAGGACGTCATCCACACCATCAGGGAGGCGGGAGTCTTCGTCATCCCGACGCTCGTGACGATGGGCTCGATGGCTGGGGAACTCACCGGCCAGGCAGTCGCCGATGACGGTCGTGCCCGACCGTACATTCCTGACGACTGGCACCAGAACCTCTGCAGCTGCTGGCAGTTGGGCAGCCCCAGCTCCCTGGAGAACGCGAAGCTCGCGACCCGCGCACTCCACCGGGCCGGTGTCACCATCGTGGCCGGTACCGACGCCGCCGACGTCGGTGTGCTCGGCACCGCACACGGTGTCAGCCTCCACCAGGAACTCGCCCTCCTCGTCGACTGCGGGCTCACCCCGACCGAGGCACTGACCGCGGCGACGTCCTCGGCGGCCACCAGCTTCGGGCTGCTGGACCGGGGACGCGTCACGCCGGGCCGACAGGCGGACCTGCTGATGGTCCACGGTGATCCGACTACGGACATCACCGCCAGCCTCTCCATCCGAGCCGTGTGGCGCCGGGGTCAACGACTCCACCGCGCTCCCGCGTCGCGGCCGTCGGCCACCCCGAGCGGCTGACGGGGGACGGCGGCGGGGTGCCTGCTGGGGCGGCCCCGCCGCCGTTCCGCTACCTGCTGGGGCTGAGGCCGCCGGGGAGGTTGAAGGTCAGGGCGGGGTTGGCGTCGTCGGCGAGGGTGAGGGCCTGGGCGGGCCACCAGGCG includes these proteins:
- a CDS encoding amidohydrolase family protein, which produces MSVSEAAAFVVRNVRLFDGEQIIDRADVVVEGERITGVTPHSGTPHHDAERYGVERYDADRYEVVDGTGATLLPGLIDSHTHPTGNALALAILFGVTTEMDLFTVPERLGNQRAVAAERNDVADIRSASTGATVLGGHPSMLIGLSFREQFPVIDGPEDAAQFVRDRVAEGADFIKLLIDDGTAMGHPSPTLSEETARVVVAEAHAHGLLAVAHATSVRNALAAVRAGVDGLVHVFMDQPPGEDVIHTIREAGVFVIPTLVTMGSMAGELTGQAVADDGRARPYIPDDWHQNLCSCWQLGSPSSLENAKLATRALHRAGVTIVAGTDAADVGVLGTAHGVSLHQELALLVDCGLTPTEALTAATSSAATSFGLLDRGRVTPGRQADLLMVHGDPTTDITASLSIRAVWRRGQRLHRAPASRPSATPSG
- a CDS encoding cyclase family protein; the encoded protein is MTTPDSTEDLPTNWGRWGPDDELGTLNHISDAARARGVAAARMGRVVSLALPVRPAPLAGPVPFATGPQPAGVMQMMNFNGSPTRALTDVLIVNTHHGAVTHIDALAHIPLGDQVYPGVPIARAVVGGTVQHGSTTPFAAGITTRGVLLDLAPQGRLRPGHLVTGQDLDEAEQRAGVPLESGDALVVRGGWRIADHLGEPVPAMTVDAVRWMAEREVSLYAGDIGDPPPIRPSGPLAMHQVALARLGMPLIDNAEVTALAAACHELDRHSFLFVVAAAAITGATGLPVNPLAIF
- a CDS encoding FAD-dependent monooxygenase, whose product is MPCVSTALIIGGGIAGLSAAVALARVGVRCEVVELADSPAGASIGLSGRVPEALDELGVYDALYAVSTRFDADTTAVSQRDSTGRILSAGPQRPQWPGAKTAIGVHRPVLLQILEDTAQELGVKVFKGVTADTSEEDDDGVAVTMTDGRQARYDLVVGADGIGSRTRAQLFPDGPKPTYAGQFSLRWMLPSAPVDGEGWYRGPVGRVGFYHLPQDLVYIPAVVDVPERARMSDQEVYSLFARLLDSYTAPAMVELRSRLTPDADLIGRPFEWILLPAPWHRGRTLLIGDAAHATTAHMGMGGGMAIEDAVVLAQCIAAAPTLAAAFDAFMTRRFARVSTVVETSVAMSRLELDDAPPAENMALASAAFKILGQPY
- a CDS encoding MFS transporter, with product MSALNAEPDGTTNTGTTIPTGALPQVLPGSLRNLFGWLAAGYASMFIVSLGAGTVLNPLLVEHVVGSAHKVSALGVVSGVSAVFAALANLVAGAWSDRMGRRNPFILGGGLLAAVSLAFLGGAGSLLLITLLWSVSQFFLGAYQAALTAVVPDRIPKHRLGTASAIVGAGLPFGGLVGVLAAGALSKSLAVGYLVFAVVIALTAVLFARRIKDVPRPRSAPGRPGLRRQAAALASSLRDHDFRWAFTARVLMVLGYFSVFGYQLYILQDHVTMPHGISPTTGVGILTAIGMIATGVAAVLGGLLSDRLGRRRIFMTVAGVVLGLVMILPIVSPTWPVMMVFSLLNGLAFGCFMAVDIAVVITVLPSESDAARDLGVLNVANAGPQIFAPFLAALLIAHLGGYDALFAVAGVFAIAGAAAASRIRKIR
- a CDS encoding amidohydrolase family protein encodes the protein MTLPSEPLIDVHAHFVTEHYIAAAQSAGIAHPDGMPSWPTWSTADQLDLMDRGGIQTSFLSVSSPGTHFGDDRAARSLSREVNEFAARIRDQHPARFGFFASLPLPDIEGSVWEAVHSLDTLGADGIAVETNHHGLYLGDARFEPLWQELDARGAVVFVHPTSPPHSDAVSLGRPRPMLEFIFDTTRAASDLVFNGVLTRYPGIQWVFTHGGGALPLLADRMELFRQGLRMGAEDGDLPSLSVQDQVCGLWFDMAGTPFPNQIPAFVQAFGTERLLYGSDYCWTPPALALAQIAAIDAAPRPSAEDSWRTLTTRNAERLLKRPALRHV
- a CDS encoding 3-keto-5-aminohexanoate cleavage protein — its product is MKRSPKAIISCAVTGSAHTPSMSEHLPVTPEEIAAQSVDAVEAGAAIVHLHARDPLTGQPTADPEVFMRFLPCIKERTNAVVNITTGGAMTMSIDDRLAAARRARPELASMNMGSMNFGVFPAAEVDRVWKHDWEQRYLRASESAVFTNTFAQIATTLRELGDGAGTRFEYECYDVGHLYNLAHMADRGLAKPPFLVQCIFGVLGGIGADPDNLQHMVTIADRLFGDDYYLSAFAAGRHQMPFATQSALLGGHVRVGLEDSLYIARGELATSNAQQVAKVARILTEIGRDIATPDEARTMLHLKGADHVGF